The genomic DNA AATGTCGTGAAAATTCTTGCATGTAAATCAGTAAAACAAAAGAAGTTATTTTGATAGAGTATAatataacaacttttttttttataaaatcatgaAGATTCAAACATTTCACTCATTGAAGAGGTATAACTGCAAAACTGTGACGAAACTGTTGCTGTTTCTGTTtcttctgaaataaaaacatacaaatataagaaCAATATCCTAAAAAAAAGGACACATGATTCACACCGAAAATACCCTAAATAGCTGCATTAGCTATATGTAATTATTCGATTTTAGAAAGATAAAGCATGAAatgaataatttcaataaatagaGTCAACAAGAATTTCAAGAGATAGAAAATTTAATcgtatttttcatgtttaattctttttttatcctTCAATATCTTACAGAGATCCGacagataccaaagggaaaTTGAAACTAatatgttgaaaataaactgaaaacgtaATGCCCCAAAAATATCaaccaaaagacaaacagcagTACATAAAATACATTATAGAAACTGAGACTGAGCAAGAGAACATCGCCAAAAACCGTGGGTGATATCAAGTGAACCGTGGGGGATTTAAGGTGACCCGGAAGGTTAATCATATCCTGCTCAACATGAGGCAACCGCTGTCATGTAAGAATATGTAAGGAGAATAATTCCCGCAAGTAACGTTGTAAAGTTCTTTTACCTGAGGCCGTAGTTGTATTTGAAGGTGATGTACTTGGGTCAGTATCGTTGGCTGGAATTATAACTGCTGACCAGTTCTCATCTAAGTATGCCACCATACTGATGTCCTGTCCCAAACTAAATGACTTGTCgtattgttttactttgtctACAAGCTTCTCTATGAGCTTGTCTCGGCGATACAGCTGAAGTTCTAATTGTAATACTTTCGTTTTCTGGTGCTCCAGCTCCCGTTTGTCCCAGTCAGTGACATTACTTGCTTTTGGGAAAGTTCCATTGTTTAGCATCATTGGTGTCTGTGGTGTTGCAGTAATAGACAATTTTCCACTAGGTTCTTTATCTAAAATGACGACAATTTAGTTAAAGGCTACCTCCGTATATGTTGTTAGACCTAAAACTCTTAAACTTGTCATCAATTTCCCAAAGACGCATGGAACTTTGAAAGTCATCAACCATTTTTCCACCATTTTGGTTTGAAAATAGTAATGCTTACATTTGTAAAACCAAACctgtgtattttgtttattccGAAAACCCAAGgggttataaataatatttgttcaatttttgataGCCTTATAAACACCATTAAAAGTAACTCAGAtgatttagcatgtttagataTAAAACAGAACAACCACACAATATTGTTTACGTCATGTGTTGTCAGTATTATTGCATTCATTTTTTACCGTCACAACATTTGTATTCTGTAGAAAATTCGtcagaaaagaagaaaaaatcgcATTAGTTTTAAGTATACTATGTTTGAGGCTCTGTGTGCACACGAGGTCTTCATTCTGTATTCCTTATTTTTTGTAACCAACTCTCTTCATTATAATTTTGAACCATTATCCTCTATTCTTCATAATTTCGCACTCAAATGTTCTCTattctatttttgtttgtttgaatttaaaaaaaaataattaaaaaatct from Mytilus trossulus isolate FHL-02 chromosome 8, PNRI_Mtr1.1.1.hap1, whole genome shotgun sequence includes the following:
- the LOC134681820 gene encoding uncharacterized protein LOC134681820, with amino-acid sequence MMLNNGTFPKASNVTDWDKRELEHQKTKVLQLELQLYRRDKLIEKLVDKVKQYDKSFSLGQDISMVAYLDENWSAVIIPANDTDPSTSPSNTTTASEETETATVSSQFCSYTSSMSEMFESS